One window of Candidatus Methylocalor cossyra genomic DNA carries:
- a CDS encoding patatin-like phospholipase family protein, with translation MPGVRTWGDEYSPEFQKDLIASVHQEEQSGLFRDGDTVSVLAISGGGGDGAFGAGLLCGWTAAGNRPNFKLVTGISTGALTAPFAFLGPAYDDKLKKVYTSITSKDIFKLKSIFGMLRTDAMTLNDSLSKLTTEYIDGKTLKDIAAEHAKGRRLYIGTTALDAQRPVIWNMGAIAASGHPDAPDLFRRIMIASAAVPVAFPPVYFTVEAGGRRYDEMHVDGGVSNQVFLYGPVLNPLAGAKELGFERPRRSLRVYVIRNAKIKPVWQPVRPIMRSIAPRSVSTLIKEQGIGDIFRIFVTTRRDGADFNLAYIPDELDTNRSDEFNNQVMNVLFDTGYRLARHGYRWQKGPPGFFPVEQHGKRG, from the coding sequence ATGCCGGGTGTTCGAACCTGGGGCGACGAATATAGCCCGGAGTTCCAGAAGGATTTGATCGCCTCGGTGCATCAGGAAGAGCAAAGTGGCCTGTTTCGGGACGGCGACACCGTCAGCGTCCTGGCGATCTCGGGCGGCGGGGGCGATGGCGCGTTCGGCGCCGGTTTGCTGTGCGGGTGGACCGCTGCCGGAAACCGGCCGAACTTCAAGCTGGTCACGGGTATCAGCACCGGGGCGCTGACCGCCCCGTTCGCGTTTCTGGGGCCCGCCTACGACGACAAGTTGAAAAAGGTATACACCTCCATCACCTCAAAGGACATCTTCAAGCTGAAGTCCATCTTCGGCATGCTACGAACCGACGCCATGACCTTGAACGACTCCCTTTCCAAGCTCACCACGGAGTACATCGATGGGAAGACGCTCAAGGACATCGCCGCCGAGCACGCCAAGGGCCGGCGGCTCTATATCGGAACGACTGCCCTCGACGCCCAACGGCCGGTGATCTGGAACATGGGCGCCATCGCCGCCTCCGGCCATCCCGATGCCCCCGATTTGTTCCGCAGAATCATGATCGCCTCCGCTGCTGTGCCGGTGGCTTTTCCTCCCGTCTACTTCACGGTCGAAGCGGGTGGGCGCCGGTATGACGAGATGCATGTGGACGGCGGTGTGAGCAACCAGGTATTTCTTTATGGTCCGGTACTGAACCCGTTGGCCGGCGCCAAGGAACTCGGGTTCGAGCGCCCGCGCCGTAGCCTTCGGGTATACGTCATCCGCAATGCCAAGATCAAACCGGTCTGGCAACCGGTGAGACCGATAATGCGCTCCATCGCCCCACGGTCCGTCTCCACCCTGATCAAGGAGCAGGGGATAGGCGACATTTTCCGCATCTTCGTGACCACCCGGCGGGACGGGGCCGATTTCAATCTGGCCTATATTCCCGACGAGCTGGACACCAACCGTTCCGACGAATTCAACAACCAAGTGATGAATGTATTGTTCGATACCGGCTACAGACTGGCTCGACACGGCTATCGCTGGCAAAAGGGGCCGCCGGGCTTCTTTCCCGTGGAACAGCACGGCAAGCGGGGCTGA
- a CDS encoding YMGG-like glycine zipper-containing protein, whose translation MKRRIGLSIGLALIISGCANMTPTQQRVLSGTAGTTAAGAAIGAIAGNAGMGAAIGAGAGLVGSYLYDRHKQAEQRAYQQGYQQGRQQPPSGP comes from the coding sequence ATGAAACGACGCATAGGTTTGAGTATTGGGCTGGCCCTCATTATCTCGGGTTGCGCCAATATGACACCCACCCAACAGCGGGTGCTGAGCGGCACCGCCGGCACCACGGCGGCGGGCGCGGCGATCGGCGCCATCGCCGGGAATGCCGGGATGGGGGCCGCGATCGGTGCGGGTGCGGGATTGGTGGGAAGCTATCTGTACGACCGACACAAACAGGCCGAACAGCGGGCTTACCAGCAGGGTTATCAGCAAGGCCGGCAGCAGCCTCCGAGCGGGCCGTGA
- a CDS encoding Rap1a/Tai family immunity protein: MGSKSSMKGMLLLATPLAISPAYAVTEEDFLVRNAENLVNLCTTPPRDPLHAAAVNFCTGYLVGAYQYHESLNSGPDSHPLVCPPEPKPTRQQAIAEFVTWAQAHPEYRNERPVDVMFRFMAGRWPCKKPPGQE; encoded by the coding sequence ATGGGAAGCAAAAGTTCGATGAAGGGAATGCTGCTGTTGGCGACCCCACTCGCCATATCCCCCGCCTACGCCGTCACGGAGGAAGATTTTCTGGTCCGGAATGCTGAAAATCTGGTCAATCTGTGCACGACGCCGCCCCGTGATCCGCTCCATGCCGCCGCCGTGAACTTCTGCACCGGTTATCTGGTAGGCGCCTATCAGTATCACGAGTCCTTAAATTCCGGGCCCGACAGTCACCCCCTGGTGTGCCCACCCGAGCCGAAGCCGACCCGTCAGCAGGCGATCGCCGAATTCGTAACCTGGGCCCAAGCGCACCCGGAATATCGCAACGAGCGGCCGGTGGACGTGATGTTCCGCTTCATGGCTGGGAGGTGGCCCTGCAAAAAACCGCCCGGCCAAGAGTAG
- a CDS encoding patatin-like phospholipase family protein, translating to MKPRIAIACQGGGSQTAFTAGVLKAFCENRVQDRFNIVSISGTSGGAICGFLLWYALKKGEKPAWKRLLDFWDDNTARTYRERLFNDYAIHTLKLMGDGFLPHYNLSPSSPLMKFSLRFSTVGIRREFTDLGALLDAHADFQELAAWDRQLEPPILILGACNVLTGRLHKFSSYLEPIKLEHLLASACVPTIFPAVAIGEMAYWDGLFSDNPPISCLTDPDFVGLQNIPNEIWVIKINPTTADEIPVKPSDILDRRNELAGNISLFHGLSHIERINRFLTAGAFTSEFLTKADVKEPIKIPKSFPDTPDAPYHIPRIEMSVELAKSLTYESKLDRRPEHIERLIRDGEMQGKRFLDARLNQMDAPRSA from the coding sequence ATGAAACCCAGGATCGCCATCGCCTGCCAGGGAGGAGGAAGCCAAACGGCCTTTACGGCCGGCGTATTGAAGGCCTTTTGTGAAAACCGCGTTCAAGACCGTTTCAACATCGTCAGCATTAGCGGCACCTCGGGAGGGGCCATTTGCGGTTTCCTGCTGTGGTATGCCTTGAAGAAAGGTGAAAAGCCCGCCTGGAAACGCTTACTCGATTTCTGGGACGACAACACCGCCAGGACCTATCGCGAGCGCCTGTTCAACGATTACGCCATCCATACCCTCAAATTAATGGGCGATGGCTTCCTACCGCACTATAACCTGAGTCCGTCGTCTCCACTGATGAAGTTTTCGCTGCGCTTTTCTACGGTCGGCATAAGGCGCGAATTCACCGACCTCGGTGCCCTGCTGGATGCCCATGCCGATTTTCAGGAACTCGCCGCCTGGGACCGACAACTGGAACCGCCGATTCTGATCCTCGGCGCCTGCAACGTGCTGACCGGGAGGCTGCATAAATTCAGCTCCTATCTCGAACCGATCAAGCTCGAGCATCTCCTCGCCTCGGCGTGCGTCCCTACCATCTTTCCCGCGGTCGCCATCGGCGAAATGGCCTATTGGGACGGCCTCTTCTCCGATAATCCGCCGATTTCCTGCTTGACCGATCCGGACTTCGTAGGGCTGCAAAACATCCCCAATGAAATCTGGGTGATCAAGATCAATCCGACCACGGCCGACGAAATCCCAGTAAAACCGTCCGACATCCTCGACCGCCGCAACGAATTGGCAGGCAATATATCCCTGTTTCACGGGCTGAGCCACATCGAACGGATTAACCGGTTTCTCACGGCGGGCGCGTTCACGAGCGAATTTCTGACCAAGGCCGATGTCAAGGAGCCCATCAAGATCCCCAAGTCGTTTCCCGACACGCCCGACGCGCCCTACCACATTCCAAGGATCGAAATGTCGGTCGAACTGGCGAAAAGCCTGACTTACGAGAGCAAACTCGATCGCCGCCCCGAACATATCGAGCGTCTCATTCGGGATGGCGAAATGCAGGGAAAGCGCTTCCTGGATGCACGGCTAAACCAAATGGACGCGCCGAGGTCGGCTTGA
- a CDS encoding ParA family protein, which yields MALSITVTSTKGGVGNTTLTANLGAYLADLGQRVLLIDADPQPTLSSYFPLQGRAPYGLTHLMVEADPGQAISATSIDRLDLVYSDDPDGKLRDWIRDAVDGRVRLKHLLARPAFAQYDVILIDTQGAVGPLQDAAVAAADVLLSPIPPEILSAREFVRGTVAMLERLRPMAYLGAPIGPLRGIIYRQDRTRDGRRIAAELRSEAFLPSREDTRV from the coding sequence ATGGCCCTCTCCATCACAGTCACGAGCACCAAAGGCGGCGTCGGTAACACCACCCTCACCGCCAACCTCGGCGCCTATCTGGCCGACCTCGGCCAGCGGGTGCTTCTGATCGACGCCGATCCCCAACCCACCCTCTCCAGCTACTTTCCGCTCCAAGGGCGCGCGCCCTACGGTCTCACCCACCTCATGGTCGAGGCCGACCCGGGGCAGGCGATCAGCGCGACCAGCATCGACCGGCTCGATCTGGTCTATTCCGACGATCCGGACGGCAAGCTCCGCGACTGGATCCGCGACGCGGTGGACGGCCGGGTCCGGCTCAAACACCTGCTGGCCCGTCCCGCCTTCGCCCAGTACGACGTGATCCTGATCGACACCCAAGGCGCGGTGGGCCCCTTACAGGATGCCGCGGTGGCCGCCGCGGACGTGCTCTTGTCCCCCATCCCCCCGGAAATCCTCTCGGCCCGCGAATTCGTGCGCGGCACCGTGGCCATGCTCGAGCGCCTCCGGCCGATGGCGTATCTCGGCGCGCCCATCGGCCCTTTGCGCGGGATCATCTACCGCCAGGACCGCACCCGCGACGGGCGCCGCATCGCCGCGGAACTCCGCAGCGAGGCGTTCCTGCCCAGCCGGGAGGATACTAGGGTCTAA
- a CDS encoding Rap1a/Tai family immunity protein — protein sequence MQLKTLKWRGLALLMSLIPVPHASAVTEQDFLARNTQQLIQLCTAPADDPLRVAAVHFCTGYLVGAYHYHESVNSGPDSQPLVCPPNPKPTREQAITDFVSWAKAHPQYNQDRPVDAMFRFMVEKWPCPR from the coding sequence ATGCAACTTAAGACTCTGAAATGGCGCGGACTGGCCCTGCTTATGAGCCTGATTCCCGTCCCCCACGCCTCGGCCGTCACCGAGCAGGACTTCCTGGCCCGCAATACCCAGCAGCTGATCCAGCTGTGTACGGCACCCGCCGACGATCCGCTCCGCGTGGCCGCGGTGCATTTTTGTACCGGCTATTTGGTGGGCGCCTACCACTATCACGAGTCGGTCAATTCGGGCCCCGACAGCCAGCCGCTCGTCTGTCCTCCTAATCCCAAACCGACCCGCGAGCAGGCCATCACCGATTTCGTGTCCTGGGCTAAAGCTCACCCGCAATACAACCAGGACCGGCCGGTGGATGCGATGTTCCGGTTCATGGTTGAAAAATGGCCGTGCCCGCGGTGA
- a CDS encoding YMGG-like glycine zipper-containing protein — translation MKSRILLGCLGAAVVSGCAGMTPTQQRVLSGTAGTTAAGAAIGAIAGNAGMGAAIGAGAGLVGSYLYDQHKQTEQRAFQQGYQQGRQKQPPAAP, via the coding sequence ATGAAGTCGAGGATTTTGTTGGGTTGTTTGGGCGCGGCGGTGGTGTCGGGTTGCGCCGGCATGACACCCACCCAGCAGCGGGTGCTGAGCGGCACCGCCGGCACCACGGCGGCGGGCGCGGCGATCGGCGCCATCGCCGGGAATGCCGGGATGGGCGCGGCGATCGGCGCCGGCGCGGGATTGGTGGGAAGTTATCTGTACGATCAACACAAACAGACCGAGCAGCGCGCCTTTCAGCAGGGCTATCAACAAGGCCGGCAGAAGCAACCTCCAGCCGCGCCTTAG
- the norR gene encoding nitric oxide reductase transcriptional regulator NorR gives MMEDALIADLVADLPPAVRLQRLVGTLRARFRCGAVALLRLEEGQLRPIAVDGLVRDVLGRRFAVSQHPRLAAILSRRELTYFDHDSSLPDPYDGLIETRIGEPLPVHDCMGICLHVEGQVWGALTLDALQIGVFDAMARDFLRRSTPLIEASIRVTRLEDEIRALRLARDGGPLALHPPEDSGEIVGQSRAIVRVLRELDVVADSELPVLLLGETGVGKELFARRLHRRSRRSTGPLIHVNCAALPESLAESELFGHAKGAFSGATVDRPGRFEAADGGTLFLDEAGELALSVQAKLLRALQDGEIQRLGEDRPRHVNVRVVAATNRDLRDQVREGGFRADLYHRLSVYPVHIPPLRERDQDVLLLAGHFLELNRARLGLRSLRLSPEAETALRRYPWPGNVRELEHVISRAALKMVSRGVDRKDIVTLPAELLDLEPVGGTAAADAAVPVAEAKEMVGPLRLAVEETQRRAIREALRQSGGNWAEAARRLDVDPSNLHKLARRLGVKQLDQPR, from the coding sequence ATGATGGAAGACGCCTTGATTGCGGATCTCGTCGCTGATCTGCCGCCTGCGGTTCGGCTCCAGAGGCTGGTGGGCACGTTGCGGGCTCGATTCCGCTGTGGGGCAGTGGCGCTTTTACGTCTGGAAGAAGGGCAGTTGCGCCCAATTGCCGTCGATGGCTTGGTGCGCGATGTCCTGGGCAGGCGTTTCGCCGTGAGCCAACACCCGCGCCTTGCCGCGATCCTCTCGCGGCGCGAGCTCACCTACTTCGATCACGACAGCAGCCTGCCCGACCCTTACGACGGCCTGATCGAGACCCGAATCGGGGAACCGCTACCGGTACACGACTGCATGGGCATCTGCCTTCACGTGGAAGGTCAAGTGTGGGGCGCGCTCACCTTGGATGCCTTGCAGATCGGCGTATTCGATGCAATGGCGCGTGACTTCTTGCGACGCTCCACGCCCTTGATCGAGGCGTCGATACGGGTGACCCGCTTGGAGGATGAAATACGCGCCCTGCGCCTTGCCCGCGACGGAGGACCGCTCGCGCTCCACCCTCCGGAAGATAGCGGTGAGATCGTCGGTCAGAGCCGGGCTATCGTCCGGGTGTTGCGTGAGCTGGACGTGGTTGCCGATTCGGAACTGCCGGTGCTGCTGCTGGGCGAAACCGGCGTGGGCAAGGAGCTGTTCGCGCGCCGATTACATCGTCGGTCGCGCCGCAGTACCGGACCCTTGATCCATGTCAATTGCGCCGCCTTGCCGGAGTCGCTGGCGGAAAGCGAATTGTTCGGCCATGCCAAGGGGGCGTTTTCGGGAGCGACCGTCGACCGGCCGGGCCGCTTCGAAGCCGCCGACGGCGGTACGCTGTTTCTCGACGAGGCGGGGGAACTGGCGCTCTCCGTACAAGCGAAGCTTCTACGCGCGCTGCAGGATGGCGAGATCCAACGCCTTGGCGAGGATCGACCACGACACGTCAACGTGCGGGTTGTCGCCGCGACCAATCGCGACCTCCGCGACCAGGTGCGTGAGGGCGGCTTCCGGGCCGACCTGTATCACCGCCTTTCGGTCTACCCAGTGCATATACCGCCGCTGCGTGAGCGCGACCAAGATGTTTTGTTATTGGCTGGTCATTTCCTCGAACTCAACCGGGCCCGGTTGGGCTTGCGCAGCCTGCGCCTCTCTCCGGAGGCCGAGACGGCGCTCCGGCGCTATCCCTGGCCGGGGAATGTACGCGAGCTGGAACACGTGATCAGCCGTGCCGCCCTGAAAATGGTGAGTCGCGGCGTGGATCGCAAGGACATCGTCACCTTGCCGGCGGAGCTACTTGACCTCGAGCCGGTCGGCGGCACCGCGGCTGCGGATGCGGCGGTCCCTGTCGCCGAAGCGAAGGAAATGGTGGGCCCCCTGCGCCTTGCGGTCGAGGAAACGCAGCGCCGCGCCATTCGAGAGGCGCTCCGTCAAAGCGGAGGTAACTGGGCCGAGGCCGCCCGCCGGCTGGACGTGGACCCAAGCAATCTGCACAAGTTGGCGCGGCGCTTGGGCGTGAAGCAACTGGATCAACCTCGCTAG